CTAAAACAGCATCCGACGCCTGGGCTGAAATTGTTGAGCCTCATCGGCGGGTCCAGTCTGTATGACGTCTTGCTATTTCACAGCAATTTTAACCTCACCCGAGGTCTTGGGATATGATTGAGACCCAGTGACTGAGTCGCAAGGCGGAGGTGGAGAGTCTCAGCCTCGGTTACAAACCGACACTTCACAGCATCTTTAAGCTCAACCAAGGCCTTTGGAGTTTCTTCGTTCCCAATGGTTGGACGTCCTGCCTCAAAGGCCCACAACCCCAGAGCCGCCACACACCTGAAGCTATGGAACATGAGCTCCGCTGCACGGACCGATAAATATTGTCACAGCTGCACTGATAAATAattcacagcatttttaacctcacTCGAGGTTTTGGGAAATTGATTATTCGGACCCTACGGCTGACTTTGACCAATCGTTTTCTGCCACAAAAGTAAACTGCCTAATTTTCTATTCTGGCCGAGCTTTCAACTCTAACCCCCACAATCGCGATAGCTGGTGTGCGCCATCCAATGGCTCCATTGAACGGCATCTTCACATGAACGGGACGTCCATGCCAGaggcctgctgctgttgctgaacACCTTTGGGGCTTACCATGTTGTCATATCCCCTCGTGTTCGCTATTTTGCCATTCGCCTTCAATACATTGACCGATTCTGTTACCAACTCTTTCGTGAAGCttaaggaaaaaaaaaaaaagcaaacaatggGGGTATGTAATGCATTTGGAATACATGCGCTGTGATATTTGCTAGTATTGTTGCATTGAAGACATTAGTACGGCTGAGCTGTAGACTGTGAATACTAGCCCGACTAACAAGAGTCTTCACAGCATTCTTGACCTCAGTCAAGGCCTTGAGAGTCTATGGGCACCCAATCGTTGAGCGTCCTGCTACTGAGTCGCGGAGCCGCATCGCAGATAGTACTTACGGTTGGGCCTCAACACATTTGCCTACTTTGGGTACtctttcacagcatttttaacctcacCCAACGCCTTCGAGAGGAAGAGTTAGCTACATATCGTACACGACACCACGTATTATTTACACCCAGTCAGACAAAAGCTATAGATCACACATGTGCTAGCCTCACGCACCAAACAAATCGCCGTAAAAAGGATTCTATTGACACATCCATACAAAATCCTCCCTCCGAGCACACCTTCCGAGCACAACTGCAAAAAAATTGGGCATCGTATTACAGGTACAATACAGACACAGAGGCATAAACAGGATCCCGACAGCTTGGGGGCTCGCGTGGCCATCTCTCCGACAGGGGCCGTCATCTCGCCCTATTCGCTTACCTCGGACCAGGGTGGATTCATTCTGTACGAGGTACAATTCGAATCTGTCATTTATCTCcatgactctttttttctgccttcCTTTCACGTACCTAGACTGGTTTACTCCGTAGAACATGAGGCGTATCAATCTCTGGAAACGTCCAAACATCCCAAGCATGCATTTGTCAGACAACCACCACCCCAGTCTCCCACCCGCCCCCAAGTGGAAATAAAGACCTTAAAGAACATCGAGATGCTCAAGGAATCCCCTTGTAACAGTCCCTAcccgaaaagaaaacagaggCATCCGCTACATTCCCGCATCCCTGGCGGCACGGCACGTTCCCcctgccctttttttgcttgtcaGCAACGGCTCCCGAGGGCTTGGGCCTCGTTTTTTTTGCGTTCTTAACTCTCATGGGGTTAGTACGGAGCAAACTTGTCAAAGCCGCGCCCGCAAGCTAAGAGTAGCGAGTGTCCTTCAATCCTGACGGAGACGTGTCACGCTATAAGACAAAATTTgggataaaaaaagaaagtcgTGACACAAGAGTTGAGAATATTGACACCCTGACTAGTACATCGGATTTTCCAAATTCCAGTATTCATACCTCCGTACAcgccccccctcctccttgtAAAAAGCCCTCAGCCCAGTCCAGTCCCGAGGATGTGATGGAAAACAAGATACCGGTAACTCGTACAGTCCAGGGCCTCGGGATCCCCCCCTTGCAGGAGCAAGAAAGAGCGCCCTATTGGGCTTACATCCCCATGGGCgggattttcttcttctcatttgaCAGAGCCCGATGCTATCCAGCCACTGGGTATGCAGGGCGTACAAAGATATTACTTCATCCCACGCTGCAGGGTCCCCCCCGTGAGTGATGATACCGACACCACGGTTCATGTGATGGTTGCTCTCTGCTGTGGAGATTTGGATTTGCGCTCTGCCCCTGCCGTTGATCTGAGTCACGATGAGTCCAGAGCCGTAGTCCGCTTGAttcgaaaaagaaaagcgagATGCTAGTACTGGATAGTGCTCAGTAGTCGGCGACCGTTGGACTAAGTTGGTCCATCTGAGTCTCGGGTCAAGGCATTCCGTGTTGATAGGAAAGACTATTTGCTTTCGTTCACTAATACTAATGGTAATAGCATCGAAAGATGGTGGCGTAAGTGAGTAGAGTAGGGCTGAATGCTGAGGCGACCTGAAAAAACGAATAAAGAAAGAGATAAAAATAAcgccaaggaagaaggctTTTCAGCTGAGCCCGGCTCCAGGCCCTTGGTATCCAATCAATAGACAATGACGCCTCCCACCATTatattgtttgtttgttttcgtccatttttttcttcttctcttttcttcaaattCTCGTTTGTGGTagcaatttcttttttcgtgTTGCTGTCGGCAATGGCGTTGCACGGCATGTTTCCCTCGCATCTCATGTCTCGCCTTGGAAATATCACGCAATTGGGCCTGTGTCTCGGCTCTTACAGGATTCCGTCGCTCTCTCCGGGCAGCCTCTTGAcgcgctgctgctcccaaTTGTCCAGATCCCGCCCAGCAAGTCTCTGCAAGCCTCCTGTGTCAGCCTCGAATCGAATCATTCCTCTTTCTGTTGCCCCTGCATATCCCACAACTACTCCTTGCATGTGCgggtagagagagaaagaaacaacTAGGTACTCCTGCCATGCACTCGTACGGgtagaggaaaagaaactcACATAGTATTCCTCCTTCATGTCCACCTTCCGTCCCGCCCTCCTTACATTCAGCTCCTCGTCCTTGGTCAGCTGCCGCACTTTGCGATCGTGCTTCTCATATCGAATCGCCGTCGCGGGCGTGAGGACAAACGAGCCAGCCACAATGACGGCGATAAAGGGCAGCCCAAAGGTGAGGAACGGATGTTTGCCTATGAGAGAGCGGTACTTCATGCCGATCTTGCCCGCGTCGGCCGACGAGCGGAATGTCTTGTTCTGGAACGTCGGCATCGTGATTGTGATTGAATGTGATTGTGATGGCGCCGGTCTCAACAGCTATGTATCTCCTAGTTGGTCACACTGGACGCCTCTTTCTCGATTCCGTGTCTCGTATGCGGTGATGAGGCGGCAGTACTGGGTGTCTGTCTATGCCCGTGAATTGGCGTTTTGTGTTGTCGCGCGTGTCGTTAATGTACAAATGGAAAATGATATCACAGGCTTCAATCCATCGAATGATTGTGGCTGATCGGACCGAAGCTTTTCCCAGCGTCCCGGATTTTGGTGGGGCCGCATCCCGTCGGATATACAACAAGCCAGAGCCActtgcttgagcttctgcaaTCAATCTCATAGACAAGCTTCACATCACAATAAAAGAGAGGAACGCATCTCCAGTAATAATAATCAgagtattatttaaaaccCCTCAAACTTACTTACATAAAAAGTGCCGTATCATCTGAATCGTTCCATCGTAAGGCATGTCTGCTGTATGTGTTGTACATACAAGGTGCAAGGTCAACGTTCAAGTCTGTTATTATGCCCCCCATTTAACCGCATACTATGCAACCCATATCTgctaaaaagaaaaataataaaaagaagaaagaacgCATCGCATCCCTCTTTGGTCGAGAAGTTGACTAACTCGCTTTCTCTCATTCCTCATCGATCCTGACTCTGAAACGTATTCCTGTCCCTTCAAGAAAACACAAATCTCCAAAAAGCCATGTGCTTCACAAGGCCCATTCTCCTCttgacaaaaaaagaaatcttCACGTTGGAAGGAAGGTAAGGTGGAGgacaaaaaaggaaatcaaGCTGTGTCGTTGGTACAAAAGCGAAAAGCTTAGCCCTAGTATACCTACAAAAGGGgtggaaataaaaaagttaaaaaaaaaaaaggttcagTTCTTTTCGAGTGTGCTGTGCTGCTCATGATTGCCTCCATTTTTCTCGTCATCGTTGGATATTGATGAAGTGTTGATAACCGTGTGCTATGCCGTGCTGCTCAAAGACAAGCATTGTGGAATACAATAAGAAAGCTCGCATCGTAATAGTATAAATGCAATGCAGAAAACGCCTAAAGACACTTGACATTTATCGTTCAACAGCCTGGGAAGGGGATGATTGCCATCCATTCATGTATGCCATCAACCCCATGCCAAGCAGCACCACGCCAATCATGGAGGCGTAGGGAATGCCAGCTCGCAGGTGCTGGCTGTTGAGAGGGCCTCCTCTTGGTGAGGTTTGAGGAGTAATCGTATTGGCCCTCGATAGATTTGGGATATCTGTCGAATCCTGGCTGGAATTCGTCAGAGATCTTTCCTGCTTAAGTGCCAGTTTGGCAACTTCAGAAGTGGCAGACGCAACGGCATCCTTTGCTTCTCCGTCTCGCTCACTGCGGAGTGTTCTTGAACGAGATCGTCGTCGTTCCTCGGCCGCAACccgcttggcctcctcctcccgaaGCTGGATAACCATTTCTTCAAGAGTCTTCCTGCCGGAATCCCGCTCTGCTTCGGCAGCCTCGCATCGGTTCCTCCACTGCTCCATCTGGGTTCGCAGCTCCCGCATCTGCTCATCCATGGTGTCGATGCGAGATTGTAGTGCTGCTGCGGTCTCCTGGGCAACCTTGTCGGCCTGTGATGTCTCTTCCGACTCCGCCAACACCGTCATCGTCTCATCTGCATCATTCACATCCCGTGTTGATTCCTGAGTTTCACCCGGCTCTTCGTGGGATTCAACACCGTTGACCTGGGTATTGTTGGCTGACTCTTCTAGTCGCCTGGCCAGCTCCTCTGCCAACTCGCGCGCTTCCCGCTCCTTCTGAAGCATCATTTCTAGCTCGCGCATGCGCGCCGTCTGGGTATCAATATCTCGCTTCGCATTATTGAGTGCTTCAGTGAGCTGAATGATTTGGCTCAGGTTTTCCTGGCGGATCGGAGATGAGTTTGCCGAGTCCGACTTTGGTCTCTCCAAGGAGCCTCGTTTGAGAGAGGGCACGTCTGGCTTTTCAGGAAGAGGCTGCTGGGGTGGAGGTGCAGGAGGGTCTGAGAAGCGCGCTTTCGGATCTGATCTAAAAGACAGACTATTGCCGTTGATCATAGTCTGGGGTTTTTGTTCGGGGGCTTCGGATTTTTCGACGTCCTTGAGGTCATCTTTCGATAGCAGGGTGTTGATGAACTGGTTAGTGCGATTTAAATCTTGAGCCTGGAGTTTGGCGCTTCTCATTTCATTCTGGTGACAATGTTAGCGGGAGGAAAGACAATAAGAAAAGAGGCCCTAAAAGGGTTTTGTGTGGTGCTTACAGAAAGACGCTTCAGAATCTGATCCGTAGCGATGGGTGTTAGGAAAAAAGGACGCTGCTGCGCCATTCCATTCATATGGCCATTCATGGTACCGCCATTAACAAGCATACGACCGTTGTTGCCCATGGACATATTACTTCCAGCGCGGCCTCGCATCTGCATGGCCCCTGCGGGAATCATCATCGCATTGTTGGCGGGGTCCAGGTCTCCAAAGTTCATATCCAAAACGTTATTCGACGTATTCAAAAACCCGGCGTGCTCGATTTTCGCGGCAACCTTGTGGTGAACGACGGTCTTTTGGTCTTCACTGACAATGTCGATACCGAGCTCCAGGTGATCGGCAGTCTGGAGTTCGTGGGGCTCAGATTCTCGATTTTCCTGAGACAACCGGGTGCCGTTGACAAAAGTGCCGTTTGATGATTTTACATCTCGAATGTAGATTTTGCCGTTTCGTTCGGCAAAAATTTCAGCGTGCTGCCGCGATAGCACTTTACTATCGAAGAAGCCATTCGTGGCAGTTGGCACCGTCTTTTGGTTCGTCTGCCGTCCGATTCGTATGGAATCGGGAGCAAATGGTACTGCGATGGTCTTGCGCTCAAAGGTGCCGTTTAAAGACAGTAGATAGAGCATAGGCTGGCCGGGGGGAAACTGCTGCTCGTTGGGCCCCATGGGTCGCATCATTCCCTGGGGCCCCATTTGAGGCTGTCCCGGTCCGCCTTGTTGCATGGCGCCGTGGGGCGGCACCATGCCGTTAGGTCTTCCTTGAGGAAGCCTCGAAAAGTCGGGCTGCACGTTTTCTTTACCAGTCGGCCAAGGGTTCTTTGGTTGAGGCCTCTTTCTGTTTGCGCTGCCATTCGACCACTGACTTAAATCTGAAGCTGATGACAGCGAAGTTGCATTGGAGTGGGAGCCATTCGTCGCAACAGTCGTATTGGAGGCGTTTGAGGcgatggaggaggatgagctgCTTCGCGAGAGACTACTCTTGCGGGTCATGAACATGCCTCTGACATCCTCTGAATTCATCTGGTTGTTGCCATTAATAGTGCCCCATGGCGGCCGGGAGATCTGTGGAAACGTTGGAGGATTTGCGACGGCAGTCATGAGTAAGGCTTAGGAAGGCACGTTGGATATGGGGCTGTGAATAACGCAGATTTGCCGTCGCTCAACGTAGGTCGTTTTCTGTCGATACGCGTTGAGTAAAAACGTTGGGCTTTTTTGGGGAATCGCCAACCACCGGCGCCGCTGAGACAAGGGcaaccgaaaaaaaaaaaagaaaacaaagacaCGCGTGCCGCAGATTGAACTAAAACGGATATTTTGTCGATGCGGCTCCGAAGTAAAACGGCTCTATCGCTTGCGATCGGCGGGAGAGAGACGCAGAAACAGTCGAAGTCGTTGTCAGCGTGCTGTCATGGAAAAATCGTCAGCatgttgttgatgtggcTCCTTTGTCCCAGCACCAATTGGGGGTTGGCATGGCACGACCAAGCGAGGCCTGGGGGCAGATGGACGATCGCCCCTGGCCCCTGGACCGGCCCTGTGCGCTGCATCAAATGTGAAACATACTGTGAAATGATAGAAGCTCGCAATCCTGGGCGATTCCACACGTCGCTGACGAGCCTGGTGAAGCTCGGGCTGATGTTGCTTGGGGGATCTTGTCGCTCTTCCTAGCCCGCTAAGCGCTGGGCTAGGCGTGTCGAAAGCTGGGGGGCC
The sequence above is drawn from the Trichoderma breve strain T069 chromosome 5, whole genome shotgun sequence genome and encodes:
- a CDS encoding FHA domain-containing protein, encoding MTAVANPPTFPQISRPPWGTINGNNQMNSEDVRGMFMTRKSSLSRSSSSSSIASNASNTTVATNGSHSNATSLSSASDLSQWSNGSANRKRPQPKNPWPTGKENVQPDFSRLPQGRPNGMVPPHGAMQQGGPGQPQMGPQGMMRPMGPNEQQFPPGQPMLYLLSLNGTFERKTIAVPFAPDSIRIGRQTNQKTVPTATNGFFDSKVLSRQHAEIFAERNGKIYIRDVKSSNGTFVNGTRLSQENRESEPHELQTADHLELGIDIVSEDQKTVVHHKVAAKIEHAGFLNTSNNVLDMNFGDLDPANNAMMIPAGAMQMRGRAGSNMSMGNNGRMLVNGGTMNGHMNGMAQQRPFFLTPIATDQILKRLSNEMRSAKLQAQDLNRTNQFINTLLSKDDLKDVEKSEAPEQKPQTMINGNSLSFRSDPKARFSDPPAPPPQQPLPEKPDVPSLKRGSLERPKSDSANSSPIRQENLSQIIQLTEALNNAKRDIDTQTARMRELEMMLQKEREARELAEELARRLEESANNTQVNGVESHEEPGETQESTRDVNDADETMTVLAESEETSQADKVAQETAAALQSRIDTMDEQMRELRTQMEQWRNRCEAAEAERDSGRKTLEEMVIQLREEEAKRVAAEERRRSRSRTLRSERDGEAKDAVASATSEVAKLALKQERSLTNSSQDSTDIPNLSRANTITPQTSPRGGPLNSQHLRAGIPYASMIGVVLLGMGLMAYMNGWQSSPSQAVER
- a CDS encoding cytochrome c oxidase assembly protein — protein: MPTFQNKTFRSSADAGKIGMKYRSLIGKHPFLTFGLPFIAVIVAGSFVLTPATAIRYEKHDRKVRQLTKDEELNVRRAGRKVDMKEEYYRLAGRDLDNWEQQRVKRLPGESDGIL